The region GTCAGGGATCCTctgatctctgcctccccagcactgagattacccATGCACCGTGAGGCCTGGCTTGTACATGGGTTTTaaggaatccaaactcaggtcctcagacttgtgTGGTAAGCACGTCACCCCCTGAGTCATCACAGCCTTCACTCAGGTTTTTTATCTGATCACCAAGTCCCCTCCTAAGCACAGGCCTCAGTAGCCCCAAGGGCATCCAGTTCTTGAACAGCAATGTCGTTCtcatcccttcttttcttcttccaaagCCACTTTGCCCAATACCTTCTGGGCTGTGGGAAGGTGGGACAGGTCAAGGATTGAGCCTGCAGGTTCTAGCCACAACTGGTCAATGATAGAATTCAAAACTGTAGCTACCAACCATATGTGGGTACTGAGCCCTTGAAGTGTAGCTGATATGACTGAGGActcaatatttcattttatttaatttcactTCATTTAAACTTAAAGTGCCATATGTGGCCAGTGGCTATCATATTGAACAGCACAGCTCTGAAATTTAGAGCCATATCGTCTATGTTAATAGCCATTAGCTGCATGACCCTGGGCAAATTATTAAACACTCTTGACCcccagcttttttttctttatgaaatgaGGATAATGAATAGCCCTTTCTCTTCATATTTTCTCCAGAGAAACTTACAATAGGTGACTTGCACTTTAAAAGCACTCTGTCAATGCTAGTTATGGTTTTTAGCCCCAGAAAGGGCAAAACCTGCCATGCCTTGAAGCCAGATGGAACCCGTGGGAAGTAAATCCACTGCACAAACTGGATGGATGGTCAGGGCAGCACGTGCCACCTGGAGGAGGGAGGTCCCACTGTAGGTGCTCAGTGGGAAGCGTCCTGCCTTAAAGTTCTTATTAGGTTTTTTGCTaatcttttgctttgttttttcaggacaagttcctctgtgtagccttggctgtcctggaacttactctgtaaaccaggctggcctcgaactcatggagatctgccttcCATgtactggtattaaaggtgtgtggcaccacaGCCTGGTCCAGATTATGTTTATTGTTAAAATTAATCACTttactttccttctcttcctcctctttttcttccttttttttcttttttctttaaaaaacaggatcttttttttttttctcttttctttttttcggagctggggaccgaacctagggccttgcgcttgctaggcaagtgctctaccactgagctaaatctccaaccccgaaAAAACAGGATCTTATATAGCCCAGAGTAGACAAGAATTCATCATGTGACCAAGGAGGATTTTAACGTTTCTGACCCTCCACTCCCAAAATCTGGTATTACAGGCATGGACCGACAGGCCCATTTAATACAGTGCTTGTGAATGAACCTAGGAACACTCTACCAAACAAAAACTAATTGTTcttctaccaaaaaaaaatttttttgttagTTTCAATTAGCACATTAAGAAGTTGCCTCCGTTCTGGAGGGAAAGGTTATTTAAATATGCCAACAGCAACGGTGCAGTTCAGCTGCTTCTGCCCAGGTTTGGGCACCCCAGCCAGGAGGGAGCAAACTCTGGACGGGCCAGCTTACTTCCTGAGCCTGTGTTCACCTATACACTGCACTGGATGTTATGCGTCCCCAGAGGATTGCTTGTAGGATTTCCTGGTGCTGGGCACACAGACCAAGAATGAAGCGATTGCTTACTCAGCAATGACCCAAAAGTCAAGCCTTGTgctattttattctctttctttttttaattttcaaaaggtTTATTTGTTCTGATTTCTGTCTGGGCATCGTATGTACACCTGTTGCCTGTGAAGTTCCGAGAAGGGcactgaatcccctggaactagagtgtgagctactatgtggatGCTAGCGattaaacccagatcctctggaagagcagccagtgctactaaccactgaatcatctcccaaGTCTAttcattattctttattttttaaagatttatttatttattttatgtacatgagcacactgtagctgtcttcagacacaccagaccccattacagatggtcgagagccactatatggttgctgggaattgaaattcaggacctctggaagagcagtcggtgctctcaaccactgagccatctccccagcccccccccctttaaaaaaaagatttatttattttagttataggaatacactgttgctatcttcaggtacaccagaagagggcatcagatccaattacggaattacagatggttgtgagccaccatgtggttgctgggaattgaactcaggacctctggaagagcagctaacgctctgaaccactgaaccatctctctagccccctattCATTATTCTtaacaatgatttttaaaaaatagaacctGGGGGCGAGATGGCTTATTGGTTAAGAGTaccagctgcttttccagaggacctggaattttcaattcctagcacccacatggctgcttacaactgtctgtaaatccagttccaggggattcagtaCCCTCATACATACAAATGTGCAGGCataaacaccagtgcacataaaataaaaataaatacatgaaaaaggtaaaatccggggttggggatttagctcagtggtagagcgcttgcctagcaagcacaaggccctgggttcggtccccagttctgaaaaaaagaaaaaagaaaaaaaaaaaaggtaaaaaccaTGGTCATCAAACAAAGGAAAGCTGGGTATGTGGCTCATGCCTGTGATTCCAGTGCTTCCCACTGGGAaatcgaggcaggaggatttcgaagaagaattcaaggtcagcctgggctacatattgacagagcaaaaccctgtcttaaataaCTAaacctggttggggatttagctcagcggtagagcacttgcctagcaagcgcaagggcctgggttcaatccccagctctgaaaaaaaaaaaagaaaagaaaacaaaaaaaaacaaaacaaaacaaaaaaaaaaaaaaaaaacacggttggggatttagctcagtggtagagcgcttgcctagcaagcgtaaggccctgggttcggtccccagctcaaaaaaaaaaaaaaaaaaaaaccaaaaaaccaaaaaactaaacCTACCACCATATAACTAAATAAGCAAACGTATAAATAACCACTTTCCGAGACTGCAGGGCAAATAAGATGCTGGCCACGCCCCTCTCGACAGTGGACTGGAGCAGAACTCTGCAGCCTGGGTGCATGGGAGGATGATGGGCACAGAGACAGCCCCAGGGTGACCCCGGGGCATCCCTACCTGTATTAGGATCCAACAGGCTGGACAACTCTTCTTCTAGAAGTCGCTTTACAGAAAGATCCTCCTCTGGGCTTGGGGGCCCTTCTTCCAAGTCAGGTTCTGATAGGCCACCAGGCCTGATGCCTAAGCCATCTGTGTCTGGGATGGTAGCTCTGTGAAGAAAGCCAGCAGGGTTTCAAGTGAGGAATTCCCAGGTAACTGTCTGTTCAGACAGCATGTGTCATCTATACAAGGACCTGGTACATGGCCTGGCTTACAGAGTCAGGGTGAACTGGGTCTTCCACTCCTGAAGATTGTTTCCTCTAGAAGGAAATGGGAGTAATACCTAGTAACTTCTCTGGGCCGTTGTAAAATGAGACTATTAGTAAGGTGCCCTGCAACAGTGTAACGGGTAGGCACACAGAAGAGAAATGACGCCATTGGGAGTGTTGCTCACTACTGCCCCCTCACGCCTCTGAAGAGTATAGCACAGGGCAACATTTAGTAAACTTCAGTCAACTTGGTCATCTACCCTGCACCAACCAggcaaagctttttttttttttttttttttttttttttttttttgcctttcttaTTCCTCACTCTCTTGTCAAGTACTCAGAGCATGGCCTGGCACACATAGGGTGCTTGACAAACATAGTCAAGGAAGAAGTAGTTTTCTCCCTACCAAAGTCACATCTCAGAGAAAAGGAgcaggggtttgtgtgtgtgtgtgtgtgtgtgtgtgtgtgtgtgtgtgtgtatgtgtgtgtgtgtctgtctgtctgtctgtctgtcagtgtgtctgtctgtctttctctctgtttgtgtctgtctttctctgtttgtgtctgtctctttctctgtgtgtctgtctgtgtgtgtgtttgtgtgtctatgtctctctttctgagtgtgtgtctgtctctgtgtgtgtccatgtatctatctgtctgtcactctctctctctttctgtgctctctctccctctgtgtgtgtgtctgtctgtctgtctgtctctgtgtgtctgtctctgtgtgtgtccctccctctctctctctctctttctctctgtgtctgtgtgtgtgtctgactctttctctctctctccctctctctctctctctccccctctgtgtgtgtgtgtgtttgtattgtgtgtgtgttgcatcatATCTACATCAGCACCCCAGCTTCCTGCCTAAACATGGGATCCCTATGTTTCATTGATCCTCAGGGCCTCTGACAGTCCCTCAAGAGGAAGCTCATTTCTACAGGTGAAAAGCCTCCCCAGAGTCCCTAAGACCCAAGAGTCCTGTCTGCTGTCTGTTGTCCTCATTTCTGATTGTGCCCCTTGCTGCTGCCCTTAAGAGATCAGCTGGGGGTAGCAAGCTGGGGGTAATAATGCTGATTACCCTAAGCCAGGTGCGCTCCCAAAAGGTGCGGCGCTCGCTCACTGGACACTTTTAAGCCTATATGGAAGAGTCATTCCCGTTTTACCAGTGAGACAATTTCTGCAGCTTGCCTATCCTCCTGCTCCCACTTGTTGACTAAGTAATTAAGCAAGAATTCAAATCCAGACTCATGACTCTGGAATGCATGTACTATTAAGGCTCTGGAAAGCACACCAAAAAAGTGAAGGCCTTTAAAGCTGCCCTTCTGACCTCCTATCCCAGAgctcctgctccccaccccacccccccagcaAGTAGATATCGATCTAGAATTCCTTTCCCAAAGTAGGTCATAGAAACTAGAACTCTATCCAAAGCCAACCCTAAAACCTAAAAACAGGACTTGAATTTCCCCCTTACTTTCTGAGAGTTGGCAATAAAGAAATTCTCTGAGCTGCCTAGCTCAATTGCAGGTTATAAGTCCCTCGTTCCAGAAAAAAAACTCCTTGCCCATACCTGGGAGCAAGAAATGCTTGGTGGAACAGTACAGAAGctatacagatagatagacctTGCTGGGGCTCCCCCGTCCTGGTCTTAATTTCCATTCGCTCAGACCCCTTTTACCCAATTATATTTTCTTAGGGATCCCTGCAATGCTGAACCCAAATTTAAAAACGGGTCTTTGGCTTTTCAATCTAAAGGTTTCTAAAttatgatttgaaaaaaaatgtaacaggGCCAGTGAGACAGATGCCTTAGTGGCTAAGGGTACTTGTCACCAAacccaatgacctgagttcaatctttaGCACCTAAGTactggaaagagaaaacagacacCTACATGTGGTCCTCTATCCACATACACTCATatgcaaaataaatgtaaaatcatttttaaaacgtTTTTATGGCTTTTCTCTTGTTCACTGGTGTATCACCAGTCTATTTCCACAGGCTCAAAAGTTGGGCCCGCAGAAAGAAAATCCATTTCTCCATTGACATCCTCTTGAGGTCTCTTCAATTCCAGGACTGCCCTGAGGGCCACACCCTCACATCTACACCCTGACATAGTAGagccaagagaaagaaaggagaaagttaCAGATTTCAAACCAATCAAGTAATCAGGAGACAGATAGTCAGAGGTAAGAGATGAAGTAATTTCCTTAGCGACACTGGGGCCTGTAAATATCATAAATACAGTGGCCCCAGGACGGAGCTTCCAGAGTGGGGGATGGGTGCTGTCTGCCGCAAACACTCCCTGGACTGGGTTCCTAGGGTGTGCTCACCCTTCCACAGATCACCAAGGCATAGGGAGGGTGGCTTAGGGACCCCCAGGGGACTGTGTTGTGGGTGCTACGTGCTGCTTACCTGCTGCTGCCGGGCTTGGCCGAGTATTTATTTCCTCGGTGGTTTGGTTTGGGCTGGAATTGGCCCTGATGCAGCAAGGACAGCAGCTGGGAGATTTGCTACAAGACAGGAAAAATCTGTTGACTCCACACAATTCCGACCCTGCACGCTTCCTCGCCGGATGTTTCCCTCAATGCTGGTGCtttctttttatagtttttcctctggcttcagaTGCTTCTGTGATCAGatagggggttggggggtgggggtggacctGTATGACTGAGTAAGGGACCTGGGGGGAGGGAGCTTCCTGGCTTTGTCTGTCACTGCAAACCCTGGGCAGCTGAAGCAGATAGATATAGAGTGGAGACCATCCCCACAAGCTCATTCCCGGGAGTGGCTGGTGGACTTTGAGGGTCAGAGTGAAAAAGGTATTTCCTGATCTTATGGTTGTTACTTTGATAAGGATTATCTTTGAACTGTACTCACACATTCTGGCCAATTCGTGTGGGCAATATGGACAACTGCATTGTATAGAGAAGAAATGGTGTCATTTAACCAATTCACTTATTCACCCTGTCAATCAATGGTCATGTATTTAAAAGCATTTGTGCCAGGCATAGTGTTTCCGTGGGACTTATAAAAACAAGAAAGGGATACCCCCCTTTTGTCTCTGGAAGTTCATGGTTTACAAGGAAgggggcatggggaggagaggggTGACTGACTATATTTGAGTGTTGGGAAGGGGTGGGCTTTGCAGGAGCAGAGGTCTCAGGCCTATTTTGGAGCAGGAAGCAAGTAGGAAGGTACTGCCGAAGAAAGCTATTCGTTTGCTTTCtgtcctttgagacaggatcttactgtgctgtgcaggctagccttgaactcttgcttTAGCCTGCTGAAAGGGTGGaactacaggcatgtgccaccaaactTGGCTTTCGGGCAATTTGACAAATGTGTTTGTGAATTCTGGCTGTGTGCCACGAACTCCTGCAGAGCCCTAAGGCTCCACAGGAATTCCGCCAGAGACTAGGGGGTCTAGACAGTAGCAGAAGACGGCTTCTGTTAAGGGTCAGAAAAATGGAAGTTTCAGAAGGTGAAAGAAGTGGGGAACTGTCTAGATGTCAGGCCTATACCCTGAGGTCCTGGAGAGAGCAGAAGCAGACCTTGTCTTGGCAGACTGCATTCTCCTGTGGTCACTAGCTTGGAAATGTTCAGGCAGATTTTTGACATCTACTGAGATCTACCAGCTGAGTGGTCTCTCATCTCTGAAGTGGGTTTGCATCTCCACAGCATTGTCAGTGTTAATTAGATATGTTGATACTAAAAATCTCCTGCAGACTCAGGGATATAACCCCTAAAAATGTTGCTTCTCTGTGGCCGGGATGGGGAGAGTTAGGGTCCTATAACCTGCCTCAGGTAGATCCTGCCTCTCCCACCAGGCCCAGAAGCCCTTAAAAGGAAGACACCTGCTACCTCTTACCCAGGTAAAGCTAACCTGAAGGGCCACACCCAGCGCTGCATGCGGGCATTCTGAGTCACTTCACAGCTGGCAACCAAATTCTGGGGTTGGACTTGAGTCCACATTCTAAACCTGTTCATGCCTTACCTGCCATCTCCATGGCCCTAGAAAGTTACTTATGGCTTCTAAGTCAGTTTTCTCAGCAGCACGGGAGTGAGACTGAGGTCACATGGTGCTTACATTTCAGTGAGCCGAGGCACCTGACTCACTTGGAGCCTGTGGTGACACTTAGTAATTACCTGGTGACAACTAATCTCATTTGCGCCACACAGTAGCTGCGGGAAAAGAGACAGCATCCCAACCATTTAAGGAGATGGAAGCCGAGGTTCATGGTCTTCACAGCACCAAGGCCTGGAACTTGAACTTAGATCTGACTTTACTGAGGGGCTGAACTGTCAAAAAGACCTGGGCGCTGGACCTCGACTCTTGCCCTCCAATTGATTCCACGTGGGTACCTTTCTTTCCATCACTTTAGTGTGTCGTCCAGTGTCTCCTCTCCACTGGCATGTCCAGTGGCATGGTATTCGTGTTCATTCAAAAAGCAACTGGTGGAGGAATGAGCCTGGATGAATGCAGTCACTGGCTGTAGGTTCCTCTGGGTTTGCAGGGAGCCCCAGGGTAAGATTCCTAGGAGAATAGCTAAGTCACTCCCAGGTGGTTTCCTGGGAAGGGGGCTGGGAAGGAAGCTGTGTCCTTGCTCCAGGAGAAACCTGAGCTGATTGTCTGGTCCAATAGAAGTGTGTCTCTGACACACAGGCTAGCAGAGAAGCTCTCTGGATGTCAGAGAAGCAGTTAGTGATGTGTTAAGTACTAGTCCAGAGAAGACCTCCCATTTGTGGTTAGTAATTCCTGAAGCAGGAAACAGACAGTCATTCACCATCCCATtaatccttccctcccttccctctcttccctccccagcAGAAGAGACCAAATAGGCTTGTCTTCCGTAATCCCATTTTGTAGATGAAGACAGTGAGACTCCACTGTTAAAGAAGTTCTAAGCTGCTGTGTGGCAACTTGGATCTGCCTAGCTAGAAGGGTTGTTTCCACTGTGCTGTTCTGTGAGCCCAGCACATAGACATTTGGGGTCTTAGGCAAGTCTAATGCTTCCCCTGGAGCCTGCAGCAGTGGTAAGTAGGCCTGACTCCTTCACAGGAAGGTGGCCTAGCCAAGACAGAGCAGGTTTGTAGCAGGATGGAGAGGTGCTTTGTGGAGGTAATAGTACTCACTGGCTGAGCGTGTGctacaggacagacagacacactgattgatttgttttgtttttatgcagACTTGGGAGAAGCATGCTAGTGAAGTAGATACCGTCAGTAGATAAACTGAGTAACTTCTCTATGAGCCACAGGTGggaagaggtagaggcaggattcGAACCTTAGGCAACCTTACTCTAAGGTTTTTATTCCTAGTCACTACCTTTGCCAGGCTTGCATTAGCACATTACAGGAATTAACTGGCCTGGTCCTTAGGACAACTCTACATACTTCTTACTGACATACCCATGTCACCActaagaaaactgaggctcacagACAACTAATTAGTCTAGGGTCACACAGTGATTCTGGCCACTGTGCCCTTAACTCCTGCATCACTGTGTGCTGGGTGAGTCTAAGGATGAATATGGGAAATGGGGGTATCTGATGTTTTAGTGGTCTAATTCTTCTGGGGGTGACCAGAAAAAGTGCTGCCCATGCCAGAGGTACCTGAACAGGAGGAGAGTCCCCAGCAAGCTCCTCCACAGGGTTCCGTTCTGCAAAAGCAGCTACAGAGAGTCGAACCAGGCTCCTGAGAATCTGATGAGGACTGGACTCGCCTTTAGGAGACACTTTGCCATTGAGATTCCTCTGTCGTCTTAGGGTTGCAGAGGACGCTGGTGGGCTCTGTGGTGCCTCCTTGCTGCCTTGGTCTCCAGTCACCCTCGCTATGGGGCTGCCAGGCACCTTCAGAGGCTTTAAGAGTGGCTGGCGTAGGGTGGGTGGGGACTCAGGAAGGTTGAGGTTCTCTCGGGAGGCATTCCTCTGCCTGGGGTGGTTGAAGAGAAAgttgaaggtgtcctgcagtaccTCCTGGCTCTCTGCCAGTGCTCCCTGGTTGCCTTGGTTACGCAGGGTCCGGTATAGggttggtgtgaggtggaaggGGGCCTGTAGGCAGGAGTCCCAACCTGCCTCCATCAATGTCTCTTTACTGGTATCCTTGTGAGGTGGCCTAACTTCCTCAGCCTCATCCTCCTGGGCCCTAAGCATAGGCACCAGGTGGATATCTGCCTTCTGAATGTGTTTCTGGGGCCTCTTGGGCTGGTGGCGGTACATAGACTCAGCTTCCCGACAGTTGTAGGCCCTATTATCCCTTTTCTCTATCCGGCAGATGGATACAAGCAAAGCCAAGATCAATCCAAAGACGGCCAGCAGTACAGCCAGGCAGATCATAGCCAGCGCTGGTGTGCTCAGAATTCCGGGCTCGTGAGCAGAGTCCCTTAGGTGGTCCATGCTGGTGACAAACACGACCTTCAGTGAAACTTGGGTCTGCAAGGAGGGGCTCCCCTGGTCCTCTACCACTATGCCTAGGTCCCATTGACTCCCGATGAGGCTGCTGGCATTGGTGACATTAATGAATAGCTGCCCCAGGGAAgggctgaggacaaagagatgaGCATCATTCCCACTTTGAATGCTGTAAAGGAGTTCCCCATTGGCCCCCGAGTCTGCATCCCTTGCCACGATTGTCACCAAAAGGAAGGACCAGGGGCTGTGGGTAGCCTTTGGTGGTGTTGGACCAGTACCTGCTGGATCCATGCCACTGGGGCTCTCAATGGGCAACAGAAGGTGGCCCGTGGAGGCATTTACAAGCACTGAAAGGGTGGCTTTGCCTTCACTGAGCGCAGGCTGAATCACTTCTGGGGTATTGTCGTTGGCATCCAAGAGGCTAACCCACACCGAGATGCTGGATGAGAGCTGGGGTTGCCCTCTGTCCTCTGCTATCACCTGGAACTCAAAGCCTGCCATCTCTTCATAGTCCAGCGACCTCTGAGCAGTGACTTCTCCTGTTTCAGAGTCAATAATGACTAAGTGAGAAACAGGGGAGTCCTTGATACGGTATGACACTTTTCCATTACTGCCCAAGTCAGCATCATGAGCTTTGAGCGTGATAAGGTGAAGAGAGGGGGGGTTGTTTTCCCAAGTGGAGACCTCATACCGGCTCTTCTCAAATACAGGGGCATTGTCATTGACATCACTGACCTGAATCTGGAGCTCCTTCTCAGCTGATAAGGCCTGGGGTCCTTGGTCTTGGGCAAACACAGTGAGAGTGTATGTGGGCCATTGCTCTCTGTCCAGCATGGCACTGGTGAGCAGCATGTACGTGTTGCCATTAGTCCTTTTCAGTCTGAAGTGACCTAGCTCTTGATTCAGCCAACAGTTGACTAGACCATTGTTTCCTGAGTCCAAGTCATTCGCACTGACAAGAGCAATGAAGCTGTCCCTGGGAAGATCTTCTGACACCAGCGACATCTGGGAGGCCCACGTGATGTGGATGCTTGGGGCGTTGTCATTGACATCCAGAACTTTGATGAGAACTTTGCAATGGCCTGGGATGGAATTGGGACCTAAGTCCCTTGCCTGGACATCCACCTCATAGGCAGGGTTTTTCTCGTAGTCTAGGGGTTGGAGCAGAACGATCTGGCCTGTCTTAGCATCTATACCAAAGGTATTCATCACCTCTGGGGACACATGCTTGCCAAAGAAGAATTCTACCTCCCCATTGGGGCCTTGGTCTGGATCCGTAGCAGTCAGGTTTATGAGAAGAGTACCAGGGGCAGTGTCTTCTGGGATTTCTAGTGCTAGTGAACTCTCAGCAAACACTGGGCTATTGTCATTGGAATCTAGGACATTGACCTTGACCACGCTGGTACCTGACTTGGGGGGATTCCCATTGTCATAGGCAGTCAGCACCAGATCAAAATATGAGTGGACTTCCCTGTCCAACTCCTTCACCACCACAAGTTCTGCGTGTTTGGTCTCATCAGGGCCCACAATAACATCCAGGGCAAAGTGTTCACTGGGAGACAGGGAATAGGAATATAAGCTGTTAGGGCCAGTGTCTTGGTCAAGAGCTCTGTCCAAGGGAATTCGTGTGTGCAGAGAAGCACTCTCAGAGATTTCCAGCTCCTGCTCAtctttgggaaactgaggctggtgGTCATTGATGTCCAGCACCTGAATCTCCACATGAATTAGAGCAGAAGCCCCTGTGGCAAGCACATCAAAGGACACCAGGCAGGGATCTTGCTGCCGACAGAGCTTCTCCCGATCCAGCCGGCTGGAAGTGTTGAGCAGGCCATCCTCAGAGTTCATCTGAATCGGCAGTGCCTGAGGCAGCTGCAGAATCTGAAAGGCATCTCCTGCCTTCCCACGCCTCTCCTCCACTCCTGGTTCTTGGGACAGTTTCCCTATCACGGTGCCAGATGGCACTTCCTCTGCCACTTGGAATTTCACCGTGACAGTGGCCACCTCCTGACAAGCCCCTGAAATGAACAAGTAGCTTCCTGGTCCTAAGAGCCCTAGCAGGAAAGGCAGAAGTAGCATCGTGCTTACCGGAGGGAGGGCTGGACTGGACCCACTGGACTTTTTCAAAGGCAGGACTCGTCCCCAAGTAGTTCCTGAATGGCTCGGTCAGCCTGGCTCTCCCACTTCAGACCTGCTGGTACAACTTTGTCCCATAATTAGAAGATGCTGTAAGAGGCAGGATTCCCAAGCAAGGCCATCTTCGTGACAAGTGATCTGAGAGGTCCCAGAACAGAGAAATTGCTAGAAGAGTTTCTCGTTCCACAGCAGCACCAGCTGGTCCACTTAGCAGTGATGGGCAAGCACCGGGCTGAGAGAGACTTGACCTAGTAAAGCAGGATGTAGGGATTTGACTTCCAAACAGTTTCTagactggggaagcagagaagcGGCTTTTTCCTATGGAAACCCCACCTACAGGAAAAGGGAGGGCTGTGAGTTTCAATGGCAATTAGAG is a window of Rattus norvegicus strain BN/NHsdMcwi chromosome 18, GRCr8, whole genome shotgun sequence DNA encoding:
- the Pcdh12 gene encoding protocadherin-12 precursor, which gives rise to MLLLPFLLGLLGPGSYLFISGACQEVATVTVKFQVAEEVPSGTVIGKLSQEPGVEERRGKAGDAFQILQLPQALPIQMNSEDGLLNTSSRLDREKLCRQQDPCLVSFDVLATGASALIHVEIQVLDINDHQPQFPKDEQELEISESASLHTRIPLDRALDQDTGPNSLYSYSLSPSEHFALDVIVGPDETKHAELVVVKELDREVHSYFDLVLTAYDNGNPPKSGTSVVKVNVLDSNDNSPVFAESSLALEIPEDTAPGTLLINLTATDPDQGPNGEVEFFFGKHVSPEVMNTFGIDAKTGQIVLLQPLDYEKNPAYEVDVQARDLGPNSIPGHCKVLIKVLDVNDNAPSIHITWASQMSLVSEDLPRDSFIALVSANDLDSGNNGLVNCWLNQELGHFRLKRTNGNTYMLLTSAMLDREQWPTYTLTVFAQDQGPQALSAEKELQIQVSDVNDNAPVFEKSRYEVSTWENNPPSLHLITLKAHDADLGSNGKVSYRIKDSPVSHLVIIDSETGEVTAQRSLDYEEMAGFEFQVIAEDRGQPQLSSSISVWVSLLDANDNTPEVIQPALSEGKATLSVLVNASTGHLLLPIESPSGMDPAGTGPTPPKATHSPWSFLLVTIVARDADSGANGELLYSIQSGNDAHLFVLSPSLGQLFINVTNASSLIGSQWDLGIVVEDQGSPSLQTQVSLKVVFVTSMDHLRDSAHEPGILSTPALAMICLAVLLAVFGLILALLVSICRIEKRDNRAYNCREAESMYRHQPKRPQKHIQKADIHLVPMLRAQEDEAEEVRPPHKDTSKETLMEAGWDSCLQAPFHLTPTLYRTLRNQGNQGALAESQEVLQDTFNFLFNHPRQRNASRENLNLPESPPTLRQPLLKPLKVPGSPIARVTGDQGSKEAPQSPPASSATLRRQRNLNGKVSPKGESSPHQILRSLVRLSVAAFAERNPVEELAGDSPPVQQISQLLSLLHQGQFQPKPNHRGNKYSAKPGSSRATIPDTDGLGIRPGGLSEPDLEEGPPSPEEDLSVKRLLEEELSSLLDPNTGLALDKLSPPDPAWMARLSLPLTTNYRDNLSSPDAAASEEPRTFQTFGKTVGPGPELSATGTRLASTFVSEMSSLLEMLLEQNTVPVEAASAALRRLSVCGRTLSLDLATSGASGSEAQLGRKKAAESSLGCGRNL